In Ananas comosus cultivar F153 linkage group 10, ASM154086v1, whole genome shotgun sequence, the sequence cgttaaccacaattaaaaacttaaccatggttaattaataacgtAAATTGACGGTTTTgcccttcttcctctttctcctcttcctcttccatcttcttcctcgccgacggtggcggcgacggcgacggcggcatcggcggcgaaccctctccctcttcctcttcctcttctctcttcctctccctcttcctcttcccccttcttcttcctctcctttttcctcttcccttttcttcgtcgccggcgagggagaagatgcggcggcgacggtggcgatgacgaaccctctccctcttccctcttcctcttcgcatttcttcttcctctccctcttcctcttcctcttcttcgtcgccagcgagggaggagatgcggcagcggcggtgaaagcaaaccctctccctcttcctcttcctcttccctcttcttctccctcttcctctccttcttcctctccttctttctcttccctcttcttcgtcgccggcgaacccaaccctgcgccgccgccgccgccatccaCTCCGATGGcccaaagagggagagaaaaagaagggaaagagaaatattttggagggatatatttgtgagggtaaaaaagtcatttcacaagaaaactgttaaaaaattaacagtttcctaacagatttcaaccagagggacatatctgcataacttaggacttttgtagggacaacttatgaaatttttgttttgcaggaatatttctgcaattcactatgtttgtagggacgtgtatgcaaataacccttttaaaatattaaaaagagaaaaaattattttgggttcggattcgaatttcaaatttttggtgaattcaaatttgaatataaatttttaaaatttttcggatttaaatttgagttcaaatttcgGGTTTGAAGTTTCAGATATTTGAAAATTCGTGCTGAATCCGACCGTTCGCATTTCTACCCGGGATAGAGATAGCCACCCTGGCAGAGTGTTGCATCTACCACGCACCAAATCCAATCATTGGGGTTAGACCCTGGTTTCCTGGTAAATTCCCACAACTTTGGGGTCATTCATTGTTGCAGCACCACACCTTCCTTAACCTAgcgtttgtatatatatataacgttACACATTCCTCTGCTGATCATCaaaggaaaaatagaaaaagaagagCTCTCCATTGTATGTTTCGTTCTcgcttatattatatataaatacttgttatgttaatatataacccagatttaattttgaataatgTAGCACAATTTGCTTTCTGAAAGAAGCTATTAAACGATCGATGGGTTACTGGAAATCGAAGGTTGCTCCGAAGATCAAGAAGATCTTTGACAAGGACGGCAAAAAGGCGGCCGCCGCCGACTTCTCCAAGTCCTTCAATAAGGTGGTTTCATTGCTTCacgatcttcttctccttttaactatttttcattctatttttttcattacttttaattatatatacatattaggATGAGATTAGTAAGGAGGTGGAGGAGAAAAAGAGTGAGCTACAACCCAAAGTTGTTGTGGTTTATGAAGCTGCTTCTGCTGAGATCAAGGTCAAGCTAATAATTTCTcttttatcaatatatatatatatacatatatatatacacttaagCTGTtcttatatatttatcattttgcATGCATGAACTAAATAAAAGTTGTTACAATATAGACTTTGGTGAAGGAGCGCAAACAAAGTGGAGTCAAGAAGCACTCCCTCGCGGTCGCTAAATTCCTCCAAGAATTAATAACAATcggtatttatatttttatacaatattaattaatagtcagtgcaaaaaaaaaaaaaaattcatcttaatttaatttaatataataattccAGAGTTCCCTGGAGCCAAGAAAGTGAGTGAGGCGCCGCAGCGTCGGCCCCGCCTTCGTCGCAGGCCCGGTGCTCTTCGTCTTGCGAGAGGTCTCGGGCTTCGTGGTCACGGTATgtgcgacggcggcggccgaaGCGCCCGTCGCCACCGAGGAGACGGCCTCGAGAGAGGTGGCGGCAGTGGTGATGggggagaagaaggtggagatcGAGGAGGCTGCGGCCGAGCCAGCTGAACCGGCACCTGAACCGGCCTCTGAACCGGCTGAACCGGCCGAGGAGACTCCCAAGCCTTGACCAGTCAAAGAGGTTGCATGCATGGGCTTGGTTTGAGCCAATTAAAccctatttattatatataatattatttttaagagtAAAGCTAGAATAATCCTCGAAGTAAACAGAGTTATTCACTTCTAGATTGTTTCTGGCGGTAGAACATTCGAATCGATCATCGGCTCTTTAGACATAAGTCGGCTATTTAGACTTTCTGGAAACTGAATTTCACAATTATAccatatcatttgtctagtaatCGAGTGAGAGTTAAAAGccattaattaaaaattgtcaatttttgaaCCAGTTGAaaattaggcaaatgatataaaaatgctataaaatttgaaatctaaaatgttcgaatatatattatatattatgtttaaTGATGTTGATCGTTGATTTAAATACTCTATTGTAGGAAACAACTTGAGACAAATGATGTTGTTTACTTCCATAAAAGAATCTAGCCTAGctcttattttaatttacttgatTTGTTATTCATTGTATCttcctttttttgttctcttgtaTCTATATTGTtgggttttaaattttttttgtattttgtatttttgcatTCTTGTGAAAATGGAAAACatgtgaaattattatttatttactacaTAAAACTGCGATATGTAGTTTTGTTTGGAAATTCATTCTCATTGTTATTGGTTTGTGAAATACTGAGTAAACAACTGGTCATCtaaaataatgcaaaataatGTGATCGAAACAATGTGAAATAATGCGTAaataatcatttatttttaaaaacttaaagatGTATGAGAAAGCTCTTTTAAGTATAATATGTTTAATATAGTCCGTGATTGGTGCCATATTCTTCTAGTTATTTcgaagaaaggggaaaaaagaagcATGAAAAAGTAGCTGTGCAAATTTGTTTGCTTTTAAAAATTTGACTAAAATAACCCTCAAAGGTTTGGTAAGCGAAATTTGAACGGTAGAATTTTTTGATGCCccaccacatatatatatatatatatatatatatatatatatatactaggcttttatgctattaatagcaccatggcattggtgctaccaagtttttggccattggattaagagatgtgtggttaggatgatgtgggccccctagggttgagtgggtggttggttgaatagtatgatctaacgggtgaaaatgatccaaaGGGTAAacctaacggcggaaaacttggtagcaccaagtgcctTTCGTGTATTATAGCCATAGagcggaccctatatatattatatatatatatatataatatatatatatatatatagagtgaggctactatgctatcgcaagcacggagccttcgcgttccagctcattttcgatgttgcgattttcgaatcgtcgatcggcttcgttaaatttgatctagagtatttggagtacctagaaaataaattttattatttttcgatatcatttgcctagtgatcgaataggctcaaaatcaacaaatttcaatggtcgatagtgagccgtttgcaattttaacggtgtagaaatatccaaatcacgtgaaatttgatagaaaattctttatactatataaaacaagatcaatatctttgatttaaaattttaatgtcatattatcacattttgtaagatttttattttcagccgttgattttgagccccttcgttcactaggcaaatgatatcgtaaaatcataaatttattttctaggtacttcaaatatttagatcaagtttaacggagccgatcgacgattcgaaaggcgctcatcgaaaatgagctagaagcacggaaggctccgtcttccgatagcatagtagcctcactctaatatatatatatatatataatatatatattatatatatatatatgtcatggAATATAgtgatcatctatttttatgtGAATATTTAGGCTAATggatgaaaaaattaaaagcattcGAACTTTACATTGTGTTTTCCTAAATGCAAGTGtaagaaaatttaaaactacATATAGATAACAAATGTTCAAACAGAATTCGAACACTTATATACCTCGATTGCATGTATTTTGCAAATTCTTTTGTATCTTTCTTCAATGAGAATCACGTCCTCAGAGCTTCTCATTATTCTTTACGAAGAAAATCCAACTACTAGAAACGTAATTGATCATCACTTATCACAacctaaatatattaattactcAACCttataacatattaattttatatatacatatatttgtttcttatataaactttaaaattgtATTACTTTTCGAGTTGCAACTTCAAGTATGTTTAGAATGTCATTGTACCTATTTATAGATGGAGAAGTatccttttaaaatttagttatgcTTTTTTATGGAAAAAACATATTCCTTCATAAATGGTTACTTAATTAAGAAACGCATCTCTTCATTTAGCACCTTTTGAAAATGTGTCTATGGCATATTTTTTCAACGATTGCGTTCACCttttcgttaaaaaaaaaaaaacttcaaataacccctatatagtttcgcactttctcattttagtaccctgtgatttaaagtatatcaagttaacattctgtggtttcgcactttctcactttagtaacctgtggttttaagtgtatcaagttagtaacctgtggtttcgcactttctcactttagtaccatatggtttaatatttcgttaaattatatatcccgaaatgaataataaaaagaaaaaattgaaaccacaaactactaatttgatacacttaaaatcatagggtactaaagtgagaaagtacgaaaccgtAGGATAATAACCTGTTACGCTTTAAAAAacaagatactaaaatgaaaaaatgcgaaacatagagatatttaaagtttttcaaaaaaaaaaatgattcatGGGCGGCAACCCTTCAAGGCGCCAATTCCAATAGCGAgaagtatatatattgttgcttTTGCTGtaggaaagaaaattaatttagtgGACATTCGCCACTTAGTTATTTTTTACCTTAAAGTCTttctaaataagaaaaatgtgAATGATTGATGCTTGTACTTTAACTCCATTTTTTCTTCGTAGGCTAATGACAATACTGCATGCAAATAGTTTATATACTaataatccttttttttattttctatttttttgctttCGCTCGCAACAGAtgagaaattttttaatttttttatcataataaaTATTTGGATGTATAGATTGAAGTATATTAATTGTTGAGGttaggaggagaaaaaaaacaagCTGGTAATTAAGGGAGTGTGGTGATCTTATTGAATGTGTTGAGGCCCCATGCATGATGTTGAGAGGATGATGAGTGATCAAAATTAAGTTGAGAGACAAAAGTATCTCTTTCATTAATTACTTATTAGCAACAGTTTTATTTATGTAGGATTATTTAAGTTGATACATCTGTGGAGGAATAGTAATGCTGATAATTAGGGTATGGATTGAAGTTGGGCCAAAAAGATTTCTAATTTTTGGTTgtgaaacaaacaaaagaaaaaaaagaaaaaaagaaaaaaaaaccaacacatGCATATGTTTAGTCCTAACATAAaaatatgttcaaattgaaGTGATAGTTTCATGATAAGGTAAATTTGGAATAGACTACATCTACTAATGCAAGTTTTTTATCAACTCACTACCAAATGGAAAAGCCTAAAATGTAGAAGTCATATAGGTGTTGTGGCGTTTCAAACCAATTAAATTATTCTTCTGAAATTTATCCATcacattataatttttaaaaatatttttattctatttttctttcaaactaaaatttatgattGACTGGATATAGATAATGTAATGACGTCACTTTCATATTATACACATGCTCCTACCAAACAACCCCAAAAAGGCCTTAGCTAGACCTACATATTAATGATTCTATACTTTGATTAGTACAAATGtttttgtattcataaattatatatcttcGATGAtattcgatgatagagcttttgtATCAACAATCCATTCTGTTAAATCTAGttgaaaacttttaaaatatttagaaatcaaattttataaattttaaaaattataatgtcTATCAAgctgatataaaaaaaaaagatcaaaatcgaatgactttctaaaaataaaaggccAGATTCTTCAATTCACAATCagaattatgaattttaatttaggtGGTGCATagaatttttcatcaaaaattcagcttaatttatttttagaaatgaagtctgctaaaaatataaacaaataggATCGATTCGAACTAGAAACTTCGCATACCAACCATCAAAACCTTAGCGAGCTAGAAACAatcaatatttctaaaatttttaatcagcttaaattatgtttaatggTATGAACTATCGATCCGAAaatttattatcgaaaacaacccACCAGAACGAAGATGATCGTACATATAAAAGTGTAGTAGCTAGATTATATACAAAAATGCCGTAATTTTTATGGTACAAAATATGCACCATTACCTGATTAAAGCAATATATAGGTTGGCAATATTGGTGAACGAATATAAATTGCCCCATGTGACATTGCTCTTCAAATGGGTACTATTAAATGAACAAAATGGACCACCAAAAACCCCGAAATTTGAGGCACCAATCATAAAGAGAACTGTAAGGGGATGTAGAGAGGAAATTGTACGTAGTTGGGACATACAAATCAATGCAATATGTAGCTTGTTATATGAAATGATAGAGGTTTAGTTTTAAAAGAGACTTGTAAGTGGGGTTGGATATGGTTCAGTTTGATTCGGTTTACTAGATAAATTGAAATCGCACCAATCTAAATTGGTCTTACATTATCATAATAAAGACCAAAGttaaaatcaaaccaaaattttttgttttgttttgattcATTTAACTATCGATTTGAACATATGGATCATTTAGACGCAGTTTTTATATGATGCTGACGCAAGTTTTACATGTTATTTGTGTTGGAACAGTTTTGTGATAAAGGTATGAAATAGAAAGATTAAAAAGGCTTCAAGGCGTGTAGCAATGCCACTTTCCTTAAGGCTTAATCCGTCCCCACCGTTCTAACAATTTGGTGTGCACCGGGTCAACGAACAACCTTCCAGGATACAATGAAGCGTAAACCTCAACTGCGTTTGCACACACGAAGTCGAGCCTTTGAGCACTCACTCGATTAAGTtgtcaaaagaaatagaatataaaacaaGAATGGAATTATTATGAATGAAGACTTCAACTCTTCAACTGTTTTCTGTCTGTCTCCTTCTGCAACCAATGCTATGGACTTATATAGGCCACGAACGGGTGCTTCATGAAGTAACTATTCACGAAAGGGTGTTTCGTGAAGTGACCTTTCGATTGTGACTTTTCATTTGATCATAACTACCAAATAGTTAtatgaatcaagttcaatgAATATAACCATTGATTCCAACGGGCATATGTACGAAGAGACACACTATAAAGATGTGTCTTTTCATATCATATTCTTTCACTAAAAGTCACATCCTTTCACTTTAAGAGTCATACCCTTTGATTAGAGTTGCATCCACTCACTAAGggttgcatccattcactaagagttgcatccattcactaaggaTTGCATCCTTTCACGAAGAAtcacatccattcactaaaaacaataaacaaaatatattattttaaaattttccttacAATTTGAGATTTGATCAAATGAAATACAAGCATGTTAGGCTACGCTTAGGCCCCACTCATTTATTAAAGAAGATAACTACATTATGACTATTCGTAAGCTACGTATGTGAGATATAATTGATGTATGAGATGATGTTCAGAATCTTCTTTTTGGTAGacgtgtattttttttataggcgCATAGTCGTAGTTGTCGGAATAACTCCCCTAATTCTCGACCCTCTTTTCTCAACTGCTTCCTAATTTCTCGTCCTCGATCATGTtcattcgaatttcgaatgacTCAATTCAAATGACTGTCTTTTTCTCGCCAAAATTGGTGTATTGAGCGTGATATCGAAATCAAAACCAATATACTTTTCAGCATAACCTTTTACGAAACTCAGGCTCTACGCCGAAATCTCCTTCGCCGCTCCGTCCCTTTCAGAACTCATTTTTTGTGCCAACAATATCTTAACTACATACAAAAAGTGAAAATCTCTAACTGTCTATATGTTTACATgttaacccctttttttttttttcaaatcaagtgctaaaattataataatttatataaattttatgattgaACTGTCGGCTTGAACGACTCTTAACGGTGTGGACTCCAATGGTCGAAAGACCGTTTTACGGTTTGATTGGTTCAACGGGTCGGGTCGAATCATTTTTAAATCATAGGTTAGATCCAAGGACAGTGGATAGGGTCGGTGCACATTTGGATAGGGTCGGTGCACACGATGACgtggtgcacccggtgcacgcaGTGGTTTAATAGCTCGTCCGTCACTCTCCTACTTCCCCACTTCTcctctcgatctcgatctcgatctcgatctcgatccaTCCATCCATGGCGGGTGTCTACGCCCCTCTGAGGGCTCCCTCCTCATCCTcttactcctcctcctcctcttccttcgccGGGCGGATCCTCTTCCTCCTCACGGTGCtccccctcgccctcgccgcgtTCGCCTTCGCCCTCCAATGGCGCGGGGGCCTCCGCGACCCGGCCTCGACTTTGTCCCACGACACCCACCGCTTCCCCGGCATGGAGAATAGCCCCCtcggctcctcctcctcctcctcctcctatttccccaccaccacctctcactccacctcctccgcctcctccgatTGCGCCGAGATCCTCGGTAGGAGCTCCTCCCCCTCCTTCCCTTTCCTCCGCGGGTGGAACTTCGACTTCGATTCGGATCTCTCGCCAAAGGTGCGATCTTTATCGATGTCTTGTTCAAATTCGTCGCTTGCAATGTGAGTGGGGGATCCCGGTCTCTGGTTATTAGAGGTTGATGGTGATTTAGGGTTTAATCGGAANCCGGTCTCTGGTTATTAGAGATTGATGGTGATTTAGGGTTTAATCGGAACCGTGAATGTGACAGAACAATTTCTTTGCTCTCCCTAGGAATGATAAGCTCTTACCAAAGTTGAGATTTTAACGAAATTTCCTTCGATATTCCCTACTTTTCTGGGCTTTCCGATGAGATCTCGGGTAAGTTTTGGTAGTTTAATGCGCTAGGGAAAAAGAGGGGAAATGTGTGTTGAGGGCATTGTCTTTGATTATTAGAACTCGGGGGTTACTGAGACTATTCCAATTGGAATGCGGAAAAGATGCTCAATTGGGCATGTTTTGATTGTAAGCATTGCTAAAACTACctatattttgcttttttaagCCGGTAACATCATGAATTTATGGAGTATGGACTGAGGGATCTTAAGTCGTGCAGTGAACTGAATCATCGAGTCAATAATCagttaaattatttgaatttgaaaattcaCCTGCATGTTGTTGGACTTCTGTAACACCAACAGATGGTATTAACATGAGTTTACCTACATAGTTGAATCATTCCTGAAACAGGTGAGAGCTATGTTGAAATCACCACAAACCCTTCTATAACTCAAAGGGCAAAATCCGTTTGCCATTTGCTTTTGTTCTTGCCTTATGGTCGTTAAATGTCGTATTAGTCGGTACTCCATCTGTACGTTATTTTGTATGGTTCCAAATGCAGATTTGTGTCACAAGTAGCACTGCGGCTGGTCTACAACAAATTCTTCCATGGCTGTATTATCATAAGGTCATTGGTGTTTCCCGCTTCTTTCTTTTCGTTGAAGGGGAGGCCGCAAAACCTGCTGTTTCGGCAGTTCTTGAATCTATTCGTGTAAGtctttcccctttttttattttgcacagGAAATTCATGTGCACTGAATTTGGATTTTTAGTGAAGTGTGAATTTTATATCTCTTTGACAGGGGGTGAAAGTTATTTTCAGAACTAGGGAGCTTGAGGAGAAACAAGCTAAAAGGTTTGTTTACTTTCTAAATCGTTTGATCAAAACTCTTGGGAAGCAGTTAAAATctaatccataaaagctgtagGCCAATCAGAATGATCAAGTTGTTAACGATCATGACTTTTTGCACAAGACTATATTACATGGGTTAGGCTGACTACTTGTACTAATATTAGACGATAATAGGATCTTAAGATATCAGTACTGCAGCACACTGCTTTTAAAGTTCTATtatcttcttattcttttgcTTTCATTGGTGGAATGTTCTTAAAGCTTCCGATGTCATAGATAACATTCCACTCTACTTTTCAATGTATAGCAACTATCCCCAATTATTTCtctgaaaacaaaaatatactGAAGGTTATACGGAATAATAATAAAGATCAACTATCAAGCCTTTGATTTTCACTGGTCGAACATTTTAATGCTTGctaattttgtgaccttttaaTTGCCTGCAGTCGCATATGGAACGAGACTTGGCTATCAGGCTTCTTCTATAAACCATGCAATTATGAACTATTTGTGAAACAGTCACTCAATATGGAGATGGCTATTGTTATGGCACGGGTATGACCTATTATTTTACGTCACCTCTTTTTTACTGCATTTGTCGTAATTTGATATGTTACTCTGCTCATTGTGCGTGAGCTTATACTATTGTTTCTTATTGCTAAAGGATGCTGGCATGGAATGGATCATTCATCTTGACACTGATGAGTTAATTCATCCAGGTGGTGCCAAAGAGTACTCTCTAAGGCGATTGCTATTGGATGTTCCTAGCAATGTTGACATGGTTATCTTTCCGAATTATGTGAGTTGTAGAAAAAAAcaacatttacataaaataGTAGGATAACTGTGCATATCTGATTTCTTATCTTGTTGCAGGAAAGTAGCATTGAACGAGATGATATTAAAGATCCCTTTACTGAGGTAAATAAATTCTTAACCCTACTAATTGTATCCTTAAATACTATAGCACTCGATCATTGGATGATCTATTTCAATGCATTTTCCCATTTGTTATACCATTGTATAGATAAATATTTCTGGATTTTATTTGCAAGCCGTTGACGTTTTACGCCCAATGTGAGTGGTTTCTGAATTTGGATATACAGCATGGTGATCCTCTTGCACATGCTAAAGCATAATATTGTTTTTATGGTCATCATTTTGATTCAACTAGCATCGTAGAGAATACATTACTTTATGCTTCTTTGCGCATTTACATTTGAGATCTCTGTAAGTGGGTTTCAATGTGCATACTTGACCAATGCACGTCAAGATGCTCATCAACAAGGCTTATTCGTGCGGGTCTCAAAGCGAATCAAATATGTGAAAAAAACAGAACCATGTTGATTTCTACATGTTCACATGAGTGGGGAACAGTTAAATGTTTGACCACCTACCCTTTGTGTTCATTTCAAGACCTGATATGTTCATAGGCTGAGTTGCTGACTGCAAAATATAATGTTCTCGGACCTAATTTTAGTAAATCTTAGTAAAATCTGGGCCAATTGGCATGTAATCCGGCTGTCTCTGTTATTTGGTCACTAGTAAGAATGTTTACCTGTGAACTCCTCATGCATAATACAGTATCTTCTCTGAACAATGTTACCTTAAGCTATTCTATTTGGATAATGTGAATATTGATGCCACAAAATTTAAGAAATCCCGTTTGAATTATCAAATCTCACATATGAAGGTTATAGACACTTGCAAATTCATTTGAAACTTCACTCTTCCATGtgcccttttccttttcccttagAAAGCTTAACGTGCTGCCATCTGTTGCTAATCAGCCTGAAGTGCAAGTTTGAGAAAGTGAAAACAGTATGGACTAGAAAGATGGCCGCTCAAATTATGGTCTTCCCCCACTGCAAGATAAGGACAACGACAACTCCTGATATGGGAAGTTTAGAAAATTGGGATTGTGCTACATTAGATTTATAATATATAGCCCAATAAGAGAATTTTTCGCATGTAGATCAATTGTAATATCATGCACTGCACATAAATCAACTGATCTCTATTATCTTTCTAATTCGCTAACAGATGTTACATTATCAATCTGCGTCTTATATCATTCCACATTCTTTGATTCCAGGGTTGTATATCCAACTAGTAATCAGCACAAGTTCTATGCATATGCATGTACCTTTAtacattttcttactttttttatttcttggttGAAGTTTAATGTATGTTATGTATAATGCTCTCTAATGTGTGAGCTTCATTTTGACCTATAGGTTTCCATGTTCAAGAAAAACTATGATCATCTCCCAAAGGACACATATTTTGGCTTGTATAAGGAAGCAACACGTGGTAATCCGAACTATTTTCTTACTTACGGAAACGGGAAGTCGGCCGCACGAATCCAAGAACATCTTCGCCCCAATGGTGCACATAGATGGCATAACTATATGAAAACCCCAAAGTAAGTTAATTCACTTTTAAATTGTGATCATTTTCCTGTTAACAATGTTAATTCTGTTAAAAGTACGCTTAAGCCTACAGTATTAAGCATTGAGTAAATATTTTACTTCTGTCAATGTTAAAAAATTGGTATTGCTGTTTTGTGTTGACTTGTTTTTAGTGAAATCAAGTTGGAGGAGGCTGCTATTCTGCATTACACGTACACAAAATTTTCAGATTTAACTTCAAGACGTGATCGGTGCGGCTGTAAACCTACAAGGGAAGATGTGAAGAGATGTTTTATATTGGAATTTGACAGATCTGTGAGTGTTCTTGCACTAGATATCACTTTGAAACCCATCTTCTTATTCAGTAGGATGTCTCAAGTATCTATCGCACAAGCAATTTACTATGACAAATTGAGAAAATATGACCACCTGCAATTTGAGTAA encodes:
- the LOC109716564 gene encoding glycosyltransferase-like KOBITO 1, translating into MAGVYAPLRAPSSSSYSSSSSSFAGRILFLLTVLPLALAAFAFALQWRGGLRDPASTLSHDTHRFPGMENSPLGSSSSSSSYFPTTTSHSTSSASSDCAEILGRSSSPSFPFLRGWNFDFDSDLSPKICVTSSTAAGLQQILPWLYYHKVIGVSRFFLFVEGEAAKPAVSAVLESIRGVKVIFRTRELEEKQAKSRIWNETWLSGFFYKPCNYELFVKQSLNMEMAIVMARDAGMEWIIHLDTDELIHPGGAKEYSLRRLLLDVPSNVDMVIFPNYESSIERDDIKDPFTEVSMFKKNYDHLPKDTYFGLYKEATRGNPNYFLTYGNGKSAARIQEHLRPNGAHRWHNYMKTPNEIKLEEAAILHYTYTKFSDLTSRRDRCGCKPTREDVKRCFILEFDRSAFIIASTATEEEMRSWYREHVVWTDKDLNLKLLRKGILTRIYAPMAIIRGLKEASVFSSAITSAKLHSKDKLLPSTENLRNGSSALPNSRAGDSSQARSRKVLETANTYEDAVPPMSPPGLFDNMLMRTD